A portion of the Chromobacterium sp. IIBBL 290-4 genome contains these proteins:
- a CDS encoding MgtC/SapB family protein: protein MIYTWQDLLAQYWGGAKWQINLLVIANLLGGLCLGSLLGYERWYNGRAAGMRTYGLVCMASAAAVSIIGYVGYWYGGDAPVATPPDMTRVAQGVLTGIGFLGAGMIMKEGLSISGLTSAASVWMSSVIGILIGVGFYGAAIALTLLCMVFVTVVNRIESILPRRVSLFVNVKLSPEHNWTVETLAGRLNPFGLRLHEESISIQADASGTRWSFMISAQNRRTFISVVDLARDIMAADHILELDLQPARN from the coding sequence ATGATTTACACATGGCAGGATTTGCTGGCTCAGTATTGGGGCGGCGCCAAATGGCAGATCAATTTATTGGTGATCGCCAACTTGCTAGGCGGCTTATGTCTGGGCAGCTTGCTGGGCTATGAGCGCTGGTATAACGGCCGCGCCGCCGGCATGCGCACTTACGGCCTGGTCTGCATGGCTTCGGCGGCGGCGGTCAGCATCATCGGTTATGTCGGATATTGGTACGGCGGTGACGCGCCGGTTGCGACGCCGCCGGACATGACGCGGGTCGCGCAAGGCGTGTTGACCGGCATAGGCTTTCTGGGCGCCGGCATGATCATGAAGGAAGGCTTGAGCATCAGCGGCCTGACTTCGGCCGCCTCGGTGTGGATGTCGTCGGTGATCGGCATCCTGATAGGCGTGGGCTTTTATGGCGCGGCCATCGCGCTGACCTTGCTATGCATGGTCTTCGTCACCGTGGTGAACCGCATTGAAAGCATCCTGCCGCGCCGGGTGAGCCTGTTCGTCAACGTCAAGCTCAGCCCGGAACACAATTGGACGGTGGAAACACTGGCCGGCCGTCTCAATCCCTTCGGCTTAAGGCTGCACGAGGAAAGCATCAGCATCCAGGCGGATGCCAGCGGCACGCGCTGGAGCTTCATGATCTCGGCCCAGAACCGCCGCACCTTCATCAGCGTGGTGGATCTGGCGCGCGACATCATGGCCGCCGATCATATTCTGGAGCTGGATCTGCAGCCGGCGCGCAATTGA
- a CDS encoding substrate-binding domain-containing protein, whose protein sequence is MTSILNQCGQLAQEAHCGLLEWQVAAQGYQLLIATSDEDPEREAVSIAQLAARQVDGLIVMPCGREPERYVPWTERLPFVFIDRHVPGSGIPSVVTDAKASVVGLLGPVLAEGVKELVLFGGTPGLSPSRERLDGYRQALSEGGLVEQEGWVTERDFRLETGYALMQEWYQRHGRYPQALFTTALILLEGALAFIREQHQMRDGPQYLLTFDDHPLLDCLPVPIDAIDQDCRALVSTSLELVLALMHGDSLPERDLRVPAKLNQRRLAV, encoded by the coding sequence ATGACAAGCATCTTAAATCAGTGCGGGCAGCTTGCCCAAGAGGCGCATTGCGGACTGTTGGAATGGCAAGTAGCGGCTCAAGGTTACCAACTCTTGATAGCGACCAGCGATGAGGATCCCGAGCGTGAGGCGGTTAGCATCGCCCAGCTTGCCGCGCGGCAAGTGGATGGTTTGATCGTCATGCCTTGCGGCCGCGAGCCTGAGCGCTATGTGCCGTGGACTGAGCGCTTGCCATTCGTGTTTATCGACCGCCATGTTCCTGGAAGCGGCATTCCATCGGTAGTGACGGATGCGAAGGCGAGCGTGGTGGGATTGCTTGGACCCGTATTGGCCGAAGGGGTTAAGGAGTTGGTGCTCTTTGGCGGAACGCCAGGCTTGTCGCCCAGCCGCGAGCGGCTGGACGGTTATCGGCAGGCGCTATCCGAGGGGGGGCTCGTGGAGCAAGAAGGGTGGGTGACGGAGAGGGATTTTCGGCTTGAGACGGGCTATGCCTTGATGCAGGAGTGGTATCAGCGGCATGGCCGTTATCCGCAAGCGCTTTTCACCACTGCGCTCATATTGCTGGAGGGTGCGCTTGCCTTTATCCGCGAACAACATCAGATGCGCGATGGGCCACAGTATCTTTTGACCTTTGACGATCACCCCTTGTTGGACTGTCTGCCTGTGCCAATCGATGCGATCGACCAGGATTGCCGCGCATTGGTCTCAACCAGTTTGGAGTTGGTGCTGGCGTTGATGCATGGAGACAGCTTGCCGGAGCGGGACTTGCGCGTTCCGGCTAAGCTCAATCAGCGGCGTCTTGCCGTTTAG
- a CDS encoding CynX/NimT family MFS transporter produces MKTNKYAVEGQLFVSYVLFAMCWAGGSAFIPQIMREMGIHDLAAGSHISNAVAAAKLLGSFIAAAILSRLLARKSIALAMGLMAIGILTPFIHNYPLLLLVRFLMGLGGALLVVYFAPIVMLWFKPRELALVNGINSGAFNIGTAIVLFGLPIMQHWFGGWQNTLLAISLGSVLCFVLWLAFGAEGVVAQQHAGPRQTLRQGLAEPFNWLLAFTYCGTLSFYVMMFTFYANAGIAEAKFITLGGLGGTIAGTWLTKRTQRRLIVLRVSGLFQLLAIIGLHAQAWHWTENGNLITAAALAAGFFIYLPMPSLITLAQEQPGMTPDKVSVTFSLFWFLSYLAATIAPYIFGLLVDAQGGDYSLAMAFATLASSTFLIGSLLLREKREPAARQAAQSA; encoded by the coding sequence ATGAAGACTAATAAATACGCCGTAGAAGGTCAGTTGTTCGTCAGCTATGTTTTGTTCGCCATGTGCTGGGCCGGCGGCAGCGCCTTCATTCCGCAAATCATGCGCGAGATGGGCATCCACGACCTCGCAGCCGGCTCGCATATCAGCAATGCCGTCGCCGCAGCCAAACTACTGGGCTCCTTCATCGCCGCGGCAATCTTGTCCCGGCTGCTGGCGCGCAAATCCATCGCTTTGGCAATGGGTTTGATGGCGATCGGGATACTGACGCCATTCATCCACAATTATCCATTGCTACTGCTGGTCCGCTTCTTGATGGGGCTGGGCGGCGCGCTGCTGGTTGTCTATTTCGCTCCCATCGTCATGCTGTGGTTCAAGCCAAGAGAGCTGGCACTAGTCAATGGCATCAACTCCGGCGCATTCAACATCGGCACGGCCATCGTCTTGTTTGGCTTGCCGATCATGCAGCATTGGTTTGGCGGCTGGCAAAACACCCTGCTGGCGATTTCGCTGGGCAGCGTGCTTTGCTTCGTCTTATGGCTGGCGTTCGGGGCGGAAGGCGTTGTGGCGCAACAGCATGCCGGGCCGCGCCAGACCTTGCGCCAGGGATTGGCTGAGCCTTTTAACTGGCTGCTTGCCTTCACCTACTGCGGGACCTTGTCTTTCTATGTGATGATGTTCACGTTTTATGCAAATGCCGGCATCGCGGAAGCCAAGTTCATCACCCTGGGCGGGCTGGGGGGCACAATCGCGGGAACCTGGCTGACAAAAAGAACGCAGCGCCGCCTGATCGTCCTTAGAGTTTCCGGCTTATTCCAGCTATTAGCCATTATCGGGCTGCACGCCCAAGCATGGCACTGGACCGAAAATGGAAATCTCATCACGGCAGCCGCCTTGGCGGCAGGCTTCTTTATTTACCTCCCCATGCCAAGCTTGATCACGCTGGCGCAAGAGCAACCAGGCATGACGCCGGACAAGGTATCGGTCACCTTCAGCCTGTTCTGGTTTCTGAGCTATCTGGCCGCCACCATCGCGCCTTATATTTTCGGCCTGCTGGTGGATGCCCAAGGCGGCGACTACTCGCTGGCCATGGCTTTCGCCACCCTGGCATCTTCTACCTTTTTGATAGGGTCGCTACTATTGCGCGAAAAACGCGAACCTGCCGCCCGGCAGGCCGCGCAATCCGCCTAA
- a CDS encoding CoA transferase — MSIAQSAVAQLWRHCEFDPSWLDALRLTGAEPVLPSSFPLASAAQASLAACGLAAAALLHQRGGGKQQVSVDIRHAAAELRSEHYIRVNGEQPTDPWDKIAGLYRTGDGGWVRIHTNFPHHCRGVLELLACEYDKSAVQEALLRWNAFDFENAAAERGLVATALRSFEEWDAHPQGQAAASLPLFSLTRIGDAEPLALPAADRPLSGIRALDLTRIISGPVGARTLAAHGADVLHITSPKLPTVATLDIDTCRGKRNAHLDLTQPADRQSLQALLAEAHVFLQGYRPGGLAELGFSPEQAARIRPGIVYASLSAYGNDGPWSSRRGFDSLTQTASGFNTAEAEAAGSDTPRPFPAQALDHIGGYLLALGILAALHRQQTEGGSWHVEVSLAQTGHWLRHLGRVDGAMSLPLPSLDDVHPFLEESASGYGRLLAVRHAAQLSTTPARWERPSTPLGSHPASWADN, encoded by the coding sequence ATGTCCATCGCCCAAAGCGCTGTCGCCCAACTATGGCGGCATTGCGAATTTGATCCATCCTGGCTGGACGCCTTGCGCCTGACCGGCGCGGAGCCCGTCCTGCCCTCTTCTTTCCCTTTGGCCAGCGCTGCGCAGGCCAGCCTCGCGGCCTGCGGACTGGCCGCCGCGGCCTTGTTGCATCAACGCGGCGGCGGCAAGCAACAAGTCAGCGTGGACATCCGCCACGCGGCGGCGGAGCTGAGGTCCGAACACTATATCCGGGTAAACGGCGAGCAGCCGACCGACCCCTGGGACAAGATCGCAGGACTGTACCGCACCGGCGATGGCGGCTGGGTGCGCATCCATACCAACTTTCCGCATCACTGCCGGGGCGTGCTTGAACTGCTGGCTTGCGAATATGACAAGTCCGCCGTGCAGGAGGCCCTGTTGCGCTGGAATGCCTTTGATTTCGAAAACGCGGCGGCCGAACGCGGACTCGTCGCCACCGCCTTGCGCAGCTTCGAAGAATGGGATGCCCATCCTCAAGGGCAGGCGGCGGCAAGCCTGCCGCTGTTTTCCCTCACCCGCATCGGCGATGCCGAACCCTTGGCCTTGCCGGCCGCGGACCGCCCGCTCTCCGGGATACGCGCGCTGGATCTCACCCGCATCATCTCCGGTCCGGTCGGCGCCCGCACCCTGGCGGCGCACGGCGCGGACGTGCTGCACATCACCTCGCCCAAACTTCCCACCGTCGCCACTCTGGACATCGATACTTGCCGCGGCAAACGCAACGCCCACCTGGATCTGACTCAGCCGGCTGACCGGCAGTCCTTGCAAGCCTTGCTCGCCGAAGCCCACGTCTTCCTCCAGGGCTACCGCCCCGGCGGGCTGGCGGAACTGGGTTTTTCGCCGGAGCAGGCCGCGCGGATCCGCCCCGGCATCGTATACGCCTCGCTCAGCGCCTATGGCAACGACGGTCCCTGGTCTTCCCGGCGCGGATTCGATTCATTGACTCAGACCGCCAGCGGCTTCAATACCGCCGAGGCCGAAGCCGCCGGCAGCGACACCCCTCGCCCCTTCCCGGCCCAGGCGCTGGATCACATCGGCGGCTACCTGCTGGCTTTGGGCATCCTCGCCGCCTTGCATCGCCAGCAGACCGAAGGCGGCAGCTGGCATGTGGAAGTGTCGCTGGCGCAAACCGGCCACTGGCTGCGCCATCTCGGCCGCGTGGATGGCGCGATGAGCCTCCCGCTGCCCTCCCTGGACGATGTCCACCCCTTCTTGGAGGAAAGCGCTTCCGGCTATGGCCGCTTGCTCGCGGTGCGCCATGCGGCGCAGCTGTCGACGACGCCGGCCCGCTGGGAGCGGCCTTCCACGCCGCTAGGCAGCCATCCGGCCAGCTGGGCTGACAATTAG
- a CDS encoding S10 family peptidase: MNAKVNPFLFESAALTYLPGLGNIRSLQKAGYLSVGDAAGGWLYFWFGEATDQPESAPLLVWINSNPESNALSYLFGEHGPYQIDGSGRIRGNPFSWLQNVNYLIIDQPLGHGLSFASHERYLPESHDEACQQLYHALQEFLLRWPAYRQLDCYLFGSGWAGHTLTRLANCILDGNGNGQPPIALRGIGLGNARIAPEIQLESDVEYAYQHRLINLRELEQARDMLRHFDDLAASDIPLQRKQACRLVAEIEQFILQCSGRSAGDIRLPPQQADNAHLKEYLAKPAVRQALHIDPRTENQAIAQQPPLQDAFRLETSSHLFPRLLNELKILLYQGEYSLEGNYLGIDAWLNTLQWRQAEAFRNQKREAWRPYGLSAGLIREYQSLTHVIIQNAGQRVARDQPAVAQAMLKAFLGRNAGAAENDKRIDRITLPGY; the protein is encoded by the coding sequence ATGAATGCGAAAGTCAATCCCTTCCTGTTCGAAAGCGCCGCGCTCACCTATCTGCCCGGCCTGGGCAATATCCGCAGCCTGCAGAAGGCCGGTTACCTTTCCGTCGGCGACGCCGCCGGCGGCTGGCTGTACTTCTGGTTCGGCGAAGCGACCGATCAGCCGGAGTCCGCGCCCTTGCTGGTTTGGATCAACAGCAATCCGGAATCCAACGCTTTGAGCTATCTGTTCGGCGAGCACGGGCCCTATCAGATAGACGGCAGCGGTCGGATTCGCGGCAATCCCTTCAGCTGGCTGCAAAATGTCAACTACCTCATCATCGACCAGCCGCTAGGGCACGGCCTGTCTTTCGCCTCGCATGAGCGTTATCTGCCGGAAAGCCATGACGAAGCCTGCCAACAGCTTTATCACGCGCTGCAGGAGTTCTTGCTCAGATGGCCGGCTTACCGCCAGCTGGATTGCTATCTGTTCGGCAGCGGATGGGCCGGCCACACGCTGACACGGCTGGCCAACTGCATTCTCGACGGCAACGGCAATGGCCAGCCCCCTATCGCGCTGCGCGGCATAGGCTTGGGCAATGCCCGCATCGCGCCGGAAATCCAGCTGGAGAGCGATGTCGAATACGCCTACCAACACAGGCTGATCAATCTGCGCGAACTGGAGCAAGCGCGCGACATGCTGCGCCACTTTGACGACTTGGCCGCTTCCGACATTCCCCTGCAACGCAAACAGGCCTGCCGGCTGGTGGCGGAAATCGAACAATTCATCCTGCAGTGCAGCGGCAGAAGCGCTGGGGATATCCGCCTGCCTCCGCAACAGGCTGACAATGCGCATCTGAAAGAGTATCTGGCCAAACCAGCCGTCCGGCAGGCTCTGCACATCGACCCGCGAACAGAAAACCAGGCCATCGCCCAGCAGCCTCCCCTGCAAGACGCCTTCCGGCTTGAGACTTCATCGCATTTGTTTCCGCGGCTGCTGAATGAGCTGAAAATCTTGCTTTACCAAGGGGAATACAGCCTGGAGGGCAATTACCTGGGCATTGACGCCTGGCTCAACACCTTGCAATGGAGACAAGCCGAAGCATTCCGCAATCAAAAACGCGAAGCTTGGCGCCCTTACGGCCTTTCGGCGGGATTGATCCGCGAATATCAGAGCCTCACCCATGTCATCATTCAGAATGCCGGACAACGAGTCGCCAGGGATCAACCCGCCGTCGCGCAGGCCATGTTGAAAGCCTTTCTAGGGCGAAACGCCGGCGCGGCCGAAAATGACAAACGGATTGACCGGATCACATTGCCCGGTTATTAA
- a CDS encoding flagellin — MLSLHTNIAALNTKSNMNSTQGALSTSMTRLGTGLRINSAMDDAAGLQIATRLDAQSRGMTVAMKNAQNGISMLQTAEGALNEVTNILQRMKDLGTEGANATATDADKKAMQSEFDQLGKELTNIMKNTSFGGEKLLQGGKLTKAISFQIGAASTESMGVDLSGDLGVLDTALGNVSKKYEKDVSTPSGPAPAASDADKVAAKKLAVDAAAAELKLDPTTAAKQTALTTAITAMTDITKTSTNKDVKDATDAVTAASTAWTAAVAGTDPAATAKAKDALDRSVAAYASVVAAGSSDEIGKSSTIDTISKALDAVGTVRSSLGANANRLDHVINNLSNINNNTLAAKGRVMDTDYANESANMTAKQMLMQASTSMLKQSGSMNSLAMSLLQ; from the coding sequence ATGCTGAGCCTGCACACCAATATCGCGGCACTGAACACCAAGTCCAATATGAACAGCACCCAAGGCGCGCTGTCCACCTCCATGACCCGCCTGGGCACCGGCCTGCGAATCAACTCGGCCATGGACGATGCTGCCGGCCTGCAGATCGCTACCCGTCTGGACGCGCAAAGCCGCGGCATGACCGTCGCCATGAAGAATGCCCAGAACGGCATCTCCATGCTGCAAACCGCCGAAGGCGCGCTGAACGAAGTGACCAACATCCTGCAACGGATGAAGGATCTGGGCACCGAAGGCGCCAACGCCACCGCGACTGATGCGGACAAGAAGGCCATGCAGTCTGAGTTCGATCAGTTGGGCAAGGAACTGACCAATATCATGAAGAACACCTCCTTCGGCGGCGAAAAGCTGTTGCAAGGCGGCAAGCTTACCAAGGCAATCAGCTTCCAGATCGGCGCGGCCTCGACCGAGTCCATGGGTGTGGACTTGTCTGGCGATCTGGGCGTGCTGGATACAGCTTTAGGCAATGTTTCCAAAAAGTATGAAAAAGATGTTTCTACCCCGAGCGGTCCTGCTCCGGCGGCTTCGGATGCGGATAAAGTTGCTGCTAAGAAGCTGGCGGTAGATGCCGCGGCTGCCGAGCTGAAGCTGGATCCCACAACTGCGGCCAAGCAAACGGCATTGACCACCGCAATTACTGCGATGACGGACATTACTAAAACGAGCACCAATAAGGATGTCAAGGACGCTACTGATGCGGTCACTGCGGCATCTACTGCATGGACGGCAGCTGTAGCGGGCACTGACCCTGCGGCCACCGCAAAAGCCAAAGACGCGCTGGATCGTTCCGTCGCGGCTTACGCTTCTGTAGTTGCCGCCGGCAGCTCGGATGAAATTGGCAAGAGTTCGACGATCGACACTATTAGCAAGGCATTGGATGCTGTGGGCACCGTTCGCTCCTCGCTGGGCGCCAACGCCAACCGTCTGGATCACGTGATCAACAACCTGTCCAACATCAACAACAACACCCTGGCTGCCAAGGGTCGCGTCATGGACACCGATTACGCCAACGAAAGCGCCAACATGACCGCCAAGCAGATGCTGATGCAAGCCAGCACCTCCATGCTGAAGCAAAGCGGCAGCATGAACAGCCTGGCCATGTCCCTGCTGCAATAA